The following are encoded together in the Mesoterricola sediminis genome:
- a CDS encoding 3-oxoacid CoA-transferase subunit B, which produces MDYTPDKAVIARRIARLFRSGDVVNLGIGLPTLVAEHLPAGVTIVLQSENGLMGLGPAPAPGQEDRNLVNAGGAPISVLPGGCFFDSAASFGIIRGGHVDYTVLGVLEVDQEGNLANYKVPGKLVPGMGGAMDLVAGARTVVAATLHFEPSGASRLRRRCALPLTAAREVDLVVTDLGLFEVREGRFLLRECLGPHPPEWILARTDADIEVAEGAWKP; this is translated from the coding sequence ATGGACTACACCCCCGACAAGGCCGTCATCGCCCGCCGCATCGCGCGGCTCTTCCGGTCCGGCGACGTGGTGAACCTGGGCATCGGGCTCCCCACCCTCGTGGCGGAGCACCTCCCCGCGGGCGTGACGATCGTCCTCCAGTCCGAGAACGGCCTCATGGGCCTGGGCCCCGCGCCCGCGCCCGGGCAGGAGGACCGGAACCTGGTGAACGCCGGGGGCGCGCCCATCTCCGTGCTGCCGGGGGGCTGCTTCTTCGACTCCGCGGCCAGCTTCGGGATCATCCGGGGCGGCCACGTGGACTACACCGTCCTGGGCGTGCTGGAGGTGGACCAGGAGGGCAACCTCGCCAACTACAAGGTGCCCGGGAAGCTCGTCCCGGGCATGGGCGGGGCCATGGACCTGGTGGCCGGCGCGCGCACCGTGGTGGCGGCGACCCTGCACTTCGAGCCCTCGGGCGCCTCGCGCCTCCGGCGGCGCTGCGCCCTGCCCCTGACGGCGGCGCGGGAGGTGGACCTGGTCGTCACGGACCTGGGCCTCTTCGAGGTGCGCGAAGGCCGGTTCCTCCTGCGGGAATGCCTGGGACCCCATCCGCCTGAGTGGATCCTGGCCCGCACGGACGCGGACATCGAGGTGGCGGAAGGGGCCTGGAAACCCTGA
- a CDS encoding S1C family serine protease, whose amino-acid sequence MADRGTGFRRVAIALALVLPLAAQEGFEHPRTQLSPKEQETVDYNRRLARPRTPLPRLPLTAEEKARARSFNQARNSVVFIHSITDGYYTSNRGDVYAIPPASGTGFVWDSLGHVVTNHHVISYEDPAGRPGGEADNLQVTLADGRVYKAVVIGRNLAQDIAVLHVFAPLDAMKPLPIGTSKDLVVGQDVLAIGNPFGLDHTLTTGIISALGRDIPTSFGTHITGAIQTDAAINPGNSGGPLLDRAGRLIGMNTAITTNSGASAGVGLAIPVDTLNKVVPILIARGQTYRPVLGFSALPSYQNPVLNIGRGVAVFEVTPGGIADKAGLRGFTYKEGSKAPYAPEDVIVGDVILTVNGLTLSSDAHLMDFLDLTPPEQTLDFEVLRAGKVIHITLKPEAAAPVAERRT is encoded by the coding sequence ATGGCTGATCGGGGGACGGGGTTCCGGAGGGTGGCGATCGCGCTGGCCCTGGTCCTGCCGCTGGCGGCCCAGGAGGGCTTCGAGCATCCGCGCACCCAGCTGAGCCCCAAGGAGCAGGAGACGGTGGACTACAACCGCCGCCTGGCCCGGCCGCGCACGCCGCTCCCGCGGCTCCCGCTCACGGCCGAGGAGAAGGCGCGGGCCCGCAGCTTCAACCAGGCCCGCAATTCGGTGGTGTTCATCCACTCCATCACGGACGGCTACTACACCTCCAACCGGGGGGACGTCTACGCGATCCCCCCCGCGTCGGGCACGGGATTCGTGTGGGACAGCCTGGGGCACGTGGTGACCAACCACCACGTGATCTCGTACGAGGACCCCGCCGGCAGGCCCGGGGGCGAGGCCGACAACCTCCAGGTGACCCTCGCCGACGGCCGGGTCTACAAGGCCGTGGTCATCGGCCGCAACCTGGCGCAGGACATCGCCGTGCTCCACGTCTTCGCGCCGCTGGACGCCATGAAGCCCCTGCCCATCGGGACCTCCAAGGACCTCGTCGTGGGTCAGGACGTGCTGGCCATCGGCAATCCCTTCGGCCTGGACCACACGCTCACCACCGGCATCATCTCCGCCCTGGGCCGCGACATCCCCACCAGCTTCGGCACGCACATCACGGGGGCCATCCAGACCGACGCGGCCATCAACCCGGGCAACTCGGGCGGGCCCCTCCTGGACCGGGCCGGGCGCCTCATCGGCATGAACACGGCCATCACCACCAATTCCGGGGCCAGCGCCGGGGTCGGGCTGGCCATCCCCGTGGACACCCTCAACAAGGTGGTCCCCATCCTCATCGCCCGGGGTCAGACCTACCGCCCCGTGCTGGGGTTCTCGGCCCTGCCCTCGTACCAGAACCCGGTCCTCAACATCGGCCGGGGGGTGGCGGTCTTCGAGGTGACCCCCGGCGGCATCGCCGACAAGGCGGGGCTCCGCGGGTTCACCTACAAGGAGGGGAGCAAGGCCCCCTACGCCCCCGAGGACGTGATCGTCGGGGACGTCATCCTCACGGTGAACGGCCTGACCCTCAGCTCCGACGCCCACCTGATGGACTTCCTGGACCTCACCCCGCCGGAGCAGACCCTGGACTTCGAGGTGCTGCGCGCCGGCAAGGTCATCCACATCACCCTGAAGCCGGAGGCCGCCGCCCCGGTGGCGGAGCGCCGGACTTGA
- a CDS encoding sodium:solute symporter family transporter, translating to MQAPQQSVIGTLSPLAITFFMAFVLVTLGITYWAARRTKSAAQFYAAGGGITGFQNGLALAGDYMSAASFLGIAGLVSLKGYDGLIYSVGWLVGWPIVMFLISEPLRNLGKYTFSDVVAFRLRMKPIKTAAAIGSLVTVLFYLTAQMVGAGSLIKLMFNLPYEAAIFLVGGLIIAYVLFGGMLATTWVQIIKAVLLLGGATLLVVLCMAQVDFSYPALFSKASSLYGAKFLEPGGLVTKPLDAFSLGLALMFGTAGLPHILMRFYTVPDALEARKSVFYATGFIGYFYILTVTIGFGAAVLVGQKAITAIDAGGNMSALALAEHLGGGVFLGFLAAVAFATILAVVAGLTLAGASALSHDLYAGVLRHGQSNEREEMRVAKVSTVILGILAILLGLLFQKQNVAFMVGLAFAVASSANFPALVMSVMWKRFTTAGAVASIFTGLTVAVTLIALSPTVYEDVFQDGKVKARAAASARAVRLEGYARDAARAEADLQGRILAATQGLAAPGLPEPARVKRTAELKGLQADLALVQDGGLPAALAEARAARTTADAAVRPAPFPMKNPGVFSIFGAFFMGIVVSLLTREKEAEEKFEAEKVRTFIGIGAAGASGH from the coding sequence ATGCAGGCTCCGCAGCAGTCCGTCATCGGCACCCTCAGCCCCCTGGCCATCACGTTCTTCATGGCCTTCGTCCTGGTCACCCTCGGCATCACGTACTGGGCCGCGCGGCGCACCAAGAGCGCCGCCCAGTTCTATGCGGCCGGCGGCGGCATCACCGGCTTCCAGAACGGCCTCGCCCTCGCGGGCGACTACATGAGCGCGGCGAGCTTCCTGGGCATCGCCGGCCTCGTCTCCCTCAAGGGCTACGACGGCCTCATCTACTCCGTGGGCTGGCTCGTGGGGTGGCCCATCGTCATGTTCCTGATCTCCGAGCCCCTGCGCAACCTGGGCAAGTACACCTTCTCCGACGTCGTGGCCTTCCGCCTCCGCATGAAGCCCATCAAGACCGCCGCCGCCATCGGCTCGCTGGTGACGGTGCTCTTCTACCTGACGGCCCAGATGGTGGGCGCGGGCTCGCTCATCAAGCTCATGTTCAACCTCCCCTACGAGGCCGCCATCTTCCTCGTCGGCGGACTCATCATCGCCTACGTCCTCTTCGGGGGCATGCTGGCCACGACCTGGGTGCAGATCATCAAGGCCGTGCTCCTCCTGGGCGGCGCCACCCTGCTGGTGGTGCTGTGCATGGCCCAGGTGGACTTCAGCTACCCGGCCCTGTTCTCCAAGGCCTCCTCCCTGTACGGTGCGAAGTTCCTGGAGCCAGGCGGCCTCGTCACCAAGCCGCTCGACGCCTTCTCCCTGGGCCTGGCGCTCATGTTCGGCACCGCCGGCCTGCCCCACATCCTCATGCGCTTCTACACCGTCCCCGACGCGCTCGAGGCGCGCAAGTCGGTGTTCTACGCCACGGGCTTCATCGGCTACTTCTACATCCTCACCGTGACGATCGGCTTCGGGGCCGCCGTGCTCGTGGGTCAGAAGGCCATCACCGCCATCGACGCGGGCGGCAACATGTCGGCCCTGGCCCTGGCGGAGCACCTGGGCGGCGGCGTCTTCCTCGGCTTCCTGGCGGCGGTGGCCTTCGCCACCATCCTCGCCGTGGTGGCGGGCCTCACCCTGGCCGGGGCCTCGGCCCTCTCCCACGACCTCTACGCGGGCGTGCTCCGGCACGGCCAGTCCAACGAACGCGAGGAGATGCGGGTGGCCAAGGTGTCCACGGTGATCCTGGGCATCCTCGCCATCCTCCTGGGCCTGCTCTTCCAGAAGCAGAACGTGGCCTTCATGGTGGGCCTGGCCTTCGCCGTGGCCTCCAGCGCCAACTTCCCGGCCCTGGTGATGTCGGTGATGTGGAAGCGGTTCACCACCGCCGGCGCCGTCGCCAGCATCTTCACGGGGCTGACGGTCGCGGTCACCCTGATCGCCCTGTCCCCCACGGTCTACGAGGACGTCTTCCAGGACGGCAAGGTGAAGGCGCGGGCCGCCGCGTCGGCGCGGGCGGTCCGGCTCGAGGGCTACGCCCGCGACGCGGCCCGGGCCGAGGCCGACCTGCAGGGCCGCATCCTCGCGGCGACGCAGGGCCTGGCCGCCCCCGGCCTGCCGGAGCCCGCCCGGGTGAAGCGGACCGCGGAGCTCAAGGGACTGCAGGCCGACCTGGCCCTGGTCCAGGACGGCGGGCTCCCGGCGGCGCTCGCCGAGGCGCGGGCCGCCAGGACCACCGCCGACGCGGCGGTGCGGCCGGCGCCCTTCCCCATGAAGAACCCCGGCGTCTTCTCCATCTTCGGGGCCTTCTTCATGGGCATCGTGGTCTCCCTCCTCACGCGGGAGAAGGAGGCCGAGGAGAAGTTCGAGGCCGAGAAGGTGCGCACCTTCATCGGCATCGGCGCGGCCGGCGCCTCCGGGCACTGA
- a CDS encoding BlaI/MecI/CopY family transcriptional regulator, translating to MNHPLPRPTDGELAILRVLWDRGPSTVRQVHEVLSADKDLGYTTVLKLLQVMTDKGLVARDDRERSHVYRSAQSADATRAHLVHDLMDRAFGGSAAQLVMQALSERPASREELEAIRALLDGAEGRTS from the coding sequence ATGAACCATCCCCTGCCCCGACCCACGGACGGCGAACTGGCCATTCTCCGCGTGCTCTGGGACCGGGGGCCGTCCACGGTGCGGCAGGTGCACGAGGTGTTGTCGGCCGACAAGGACCTCGGGTACACGACGGTCCTCAAGCTGCTGCAGGTGATGACGGACAAGGGGCTGGTGGCGCGGGACGATCGCGAGCGTTCCCACGTTTACCGGTCGGCCCAGAGCGCGGATGCGACGCGGGCCCACCTGGTCCATGACCTGATGGACCGGGCCTTCGGCGGCTCTGCGGCGCAGCTGGTCATGCAGGCGCTGTCGGAGCGGCCCGCCTCCCGGGAGGAACTGGAGGCCATCCGCGCGCTGCTGGACGGCGCGGAGGGGAGGACGTCATGA
- a CDS encoding 3'-5' exonuclease, translating into MGWRERIARLLDPGGPGLEAARFTVLDTELTGLDPARDGIVALGAVRMEGGRIRVGETWDALVRPGAVLDERSIVIHRIMPGRVEAAPPIDEVLPAFLAWAEGTVLVGHCVAIDLAFLGREARRLRLPVPGRRAVDTLALYGWLRQRLPAHPALHAPVQATTLYTLARALGAPVAGAHTALGDAYLTAQVLQRLLPPLAEAGVTGLDGLLRVGDPRRQAQGLLPPEGGVAF; encoded by the coding sequence GTGGGCTGGCGGGAGCGGATCGCGCGCCTCCTGGACCCCGGCGGGCCCGGCCTCGAGGCGGCGCGGTTCACCGTCCTCGACACGGAACTGACGGGCCTGGATCCGGCCCGCGACGGCATCGTCGCCCTGGGCGCCGTGCGCATGGAGGGCGGGCGGATCCGGGTGGGCGAGACCTGGGACGCCCTCGTGCGGCCCGGGGCGGTCCTGGACGAACGGAGCATCGTCATCCACCGGATCATGCCCGGCCGGGTGGAAGCGGCGCCGCCCATCGACGAGGTCCTCCCCGCCTTCCTGGCCTGGGCGGAGGGCACGGTGCTGGTGGGCCACTGCGTGGCCATCGACCTGGCCTTCCTGGGCCGGGAGGCCCGGCGCCTCCGGCTTCCCGTCCCGGGCCGGCGGGCGGTGGACACCCTCGCCCTCTACGGCTGGCTCCGCCAGCGCCTTCCGGCGCACCCCGCCCTCCACGCCCCCGTCCAGGCGACGACCCTCTACACCCTGGCCCGGGCCCTGGGCGCGCCGGTGGCGGGGGCCCACACCGCCCTGGGGGACGCCTACCTCACCGCCCAGGTCCTCCAGCGCCTCCTGCCGCCGCTGGCGGAGGCCGGGGTGACGGGCCTGGACGGGCTCCTCCGGGTGGGAGACCCCCGGCGGCAGGCCCAGGGGCTCCTGCCGCCGGAGGGGGGCGTCGCGTTCTGA
- a CDS encoding CoA transferase subunit A produces the protein MLEKPLLTPSEAADRIRDGQVVMSGGFMGCGAPHTLIQALCGRGLKGLTLISTDTAIHDARTGRVTGIGHLVRERAFARIIASHIGLNQETQRQMNAGETEVVLVPQGTLAERIRAGGAGLGGILTPTGAGTEVELGKTVIEVEGRAYLLELPLRADVALVKAARADRAGNLVFAGTARNFNPLMATAADLVIAEAEEIVEIGGLDPNHVHTPSIFVDLLVRAERLEP, from the coding sequence GTGCTCGAGAAACCCCTCCTCACCCCCAGCGAAGCCGCGGACCGCATCCGGGACGGACAGGTGGTCATGTCCGGCGGGTTCATGGGCTGCGGCGCGCCCCACACCCTCATCCAGGCCCTCTGCGGACGCGGCCTGAAGGGCCTCACCCTGATCAGCACCGACACGGCCATCCACGACGCCAGGACGGGCCGCGTCACCGGCATCGGCCATCTGGTGCGGGAACGGGCCTTCGCGCGGATCATCGCCAGCCACATCGGCCTCAACCAGGAGACCCAGCGCCAGATGAACGCCGGGGAGACCGAGGTGGTCCTCGTGCCCCAGGGCACCCTCGCGGAGCGGATCCGCGCCGGGGGCGCCGGCCTGGGCGGGATCCTCACTCCCACGGGGGCGGGGACCGAGGTGGAGCTGGGCAAGACCGTGATCGAGGTGGAGGGCCGCGCCTACCTCCTCGAGCTGCCCCTCCGGGCCGACGTGGCCCTCGTCAAGGCCGCGCGCGCCGACCGCGCCGGGAACCTCGTCTTCGCGGGCACGGCGCGCAACTTCAACCCCCTGATGGCCACCGCCGCCGACCTCGTCATCGCGGAGGCGGAGGAGATCGTGGAGATCGGCGGGCTCGACCCCAACCACGTGCACACCCCCTCCATCTTCGTGGACCTTCTCGTCCGCGCCGAGCGCCTCGAGCCGTGA
- a CDS encoding DUF485 domain-containing protein, whose product MTAPSAHQILQDPEFIRLVRRKNTVTVVLTIVELVLYFGFIGLVAYDKPFLARTLGASAITAGIPIAVGVIVLSWILTGIYIFWANSRYDVMVRRIKDKVGR is encoded by the coding sequence ATGACAGCACCCAGCGCGCATCAAATCCTCCAGGACCCGGAATTCATCCGCCTCGTCAGGCGCAAGAACACCGTCACGGTGGTCCTCACGATCGTGGAGCTCGTCCTCTACTTCGGCTTCATCGGCCTCGTGGCCTACGACAAGCCCTTCCTCGCGCGCACCCTCGGGGCGTCGGCCATCACCGCCGGCATCCCGATCGCGGTGGGGGTGATCGTCCTGAGCTGGATCCTGACGGGGATCTACATCTTCTGGGCCAACAGCCGCTACGACGTCATGGTCCGGCGGATCAAGGACAAGGTGGGGAGGTGA
- a CDS encoding M56 family metallopeptidase, producing MIRLAESALFQALGWTLVHSLWQGALLGLLAWAGLRLLRGRRPEARYALAGAALAAMPLAALATLVLAWPAPLDPGPAPLAPAIRGITWREALAPVLPYAVATWMAGVAVMGLRLLGGWAWIQRLRTQGAEPAPEAWARRCADLARRMGIGRGAVLLSSRTALAPMVLGWIRPVILVPAAALAAMDPAALEAVIAHELAHVGRADYLWNLAQSVAEALFFYHPAIWWISRQIRAEREHCCDDAAVRACGDRILYARALASLEELRIPIAPRPGLAPAATGGHLMNRIRRILLPSLPPSPAGRAGLFSLLAVTALGAATGLGLAQEKPAPAAPAAPAAPAAPKAPAARAEKAPDLDRRARELEAAATAFRKRAEAARKDAKPDPELERLEKDLREKARAMAEAARRTTKVRIPAIHVEAREVEVPDMAGLKGLEQLKVDVHRLKDLEHLKVDIQALKHLEDLKGDTARLEGLAASGTHRIVIRGREGEAADHQVILKRLGPAQAAEVEALRAEVARLKARLEKLAPPPPAPPEPPAPPAAPVPPVPPVPDVP from the coding sequence ATGATCCGCCTCGCCGAATCCGCCCTGTTCCAGGCCCTGGGCTGGACCCTGGTCCATTCCCTTTGGCAGGGGGCGCTCCTGGGTCTCCTGGCCTGGGCCGGGCTCCGCCTCCTCCGGGGACGGCGTCCGGAGGCGCGCTACGCGCTGGCCGGCGCGGCCCTGGCGGCCATGCCCCTGGCGGCCCTGGCCACGCTGGTCCTGGCCTGGCCCGCGCCCCTGGACCCGGGTCCGGCGCCGCTGGCCCCCGCGATCCGGGGCATCACCTGGCGGGAGGCCCTGGCCCCCGTCCTGCCCTACGCGGTGGCCACGTGGATGGCCGGGGTCGCGGTGATGGGCCTTCGCCTCCTCGGGGGCTGGGCCTGGATCCAGCGGCTCCGGACCCAGGGCGCGGAACCCGCGCCCGAGGCCTGGGCCCGGCGCTGCGCGGATCTGGCGCGGCGCATGGGCATCGGCCGGGGCGCGGTCCTCCTCAGCTCCCGCACGGCGCTGGCGCCCATGGTCCTCGGCTGGATCCGGCCGGTGATCCTGGTGCCCGCCGCGGCCCTGGCCGCCATGGATCCGGCCGCGCTGGAGGCGGTGATCGCCCACGAGCTCGCCCATGTGGGACGGGCCGACTACCTCTGGAACCTCGCCCAGTCCGTGGCCGAGGCGCTGTTCTTCTACCACCCGGCGATCTGGTGGATCTCCCGCCAGATCCGCGCCGAGCGCGAGCACTGCTGCGACGATGCGGCGGTCCGCGCCTGCGGTGACCGCATCCTCTACGCCCGCGCCCTCGCGTCGCTGGAGGAGCTCCGCATTCCCATCGCACCCCGGCCCGGGCTCGCGCCCGCGGCCACCGGAGGTCATCTCATGAACCGCATCCGCCGCATCCTCCTGCCCAGCCTCCCGCCCTCGCCGGCGGGGCGGGCCGGATTGTTCTCCCTCCTCGCGGTGACCGCCCTCGGCGCCGCCACCGGCCTGGGCCTGGCCCAGGAGAAGCCGGCTCCCGCCGCGCCGGCGGCGCCGGCCGCACCCGCCGCCCCCAAGGCCCCGGCCGCCCGGGCCGAGAAGGCCCCCGACCTGGACCGCCGCGCCCGGGAGCTGGAGGCCGCCGCCACCGCCTTCCGCAAGCGCGCCGAAGCCGCCCGCAAGGACGCCAAGCCCGATCCCGAGCTGGAGCGCCTGGAGAAGGACCTGCGGGAGAAGGCGCGGGCCATGGCCGAGGCCGCGCGCCGCACCACGAAGGTCCGCATCCCCGCCATCCACGTGGAGGCACGGGAGGTCGAGGTGCCCGACATGGCCGGCCTGAAGGGGCTCGAGCAGCTCAAGGTGGACGTCCACCGCCTGAAGGACCTGGAGCACCTCAAGGTGGACATCCAGGCCCTGAAGCACCTGGAGGACCTCAAGGGGGACACGGCGCGCCTGGAAGGGCTGGCCGCCTCCGGCACCCACCGCATCGTCATCCGCGGCCGCGAGGGGGAGGCGGCCGATCACCAGGTGATCCTGAAGCGCCTGGGGCCTGCGCAGGCCGCCGAGGTGGAGGCGCTCCGGGCCGAGGTGGCCCGCCTCAAGGCCCGGCTGGAGAAGCTGGCGCCGCCGCCGCCCGCCCCCCCCGAACCCCCCGCGCCCCCCGCGGCGCCGGTCCCCCCGGTCCCCCCGGTCCCCGACGTCCCCTGA
- a CDS encoding class I SAM-dependent methyltransferase, with the protein MNATPGSGADPDALIPYAFERLHQDSDGGEAARLEAQSRLFEEADPLAQLPPLPEDAEILDAGSGTGFWALRLAALAPRGRITCLDRSPELLDLARRRLAALGPRASFLCQDLRALDLPRNAFHLVFTSLTLAHAPDLEAALAGLTAAIRPGGWIACFEPVEQGRRFCSVQPPCPNLELLGDQILEVARERGSDLGVGLTIVHQLDRMGLEAPSLRAYGAALHGAAAGTCAREVIVPLARAYLRNRWDPEALDRRIAAALEEAGRPHLWLHFHRAVAMARKPSQGLGEGGPSAVGQVG; encoded by the coding sequence ATGAACGCCACGCCCGGTTCCGGCGCCGATCCCGACGCCTTGATCCCTTATGCCTTCGAGCGCCTCCACCAGGACAGCGACGGCGGCGAAGCCGCCCGCCTGGAGGCCCAGAGCCGCCTCTTCGAGGAGGCCGATCCCCTGGCCCAGCTCCCGCCCCTGCCCGAGGACGCGGAGATCCTCGACGCCGGTTCCGGAACCGGCTTCTGGGCCCTGCGCCTCGCCGCCCTCGCCCCCCGGGGGCGGATCACCTGCCTCGACCGGTCCCCCGAACTCCTGGACCTGGCGCGCCGGCGCCTGGCCGCCCTGGGCCCCCGGGCCTCCTTCCTCTGCCAGGACCTCCGCGCCCTGGACCTGCCGAGGAACGCCTTCCACCTGGTCTTCACGTCCCTGACCCTGGCCCACGCGCCGGACCTGGAGGCCGCCCTGGCGGGCCTCACCGCCGCCATCCGGCCCGGAGGCTGGATCGCCTGTTTCGAGCCCGTGGAGCAGGGGCGGCGCTTCTGCTCGGTCCAGCCGCCGTGCCCCAACCTCGAGCTGCTGGGGGACCAGATCCTGGAGGTGGCCCGGGAGCGGGGCTCGGACCTGGGCGTCGGCCTCACCATCGTCCACCAGCTGGACCGCATGGGCCTGGAGGCCCCCTCCCTGCGCGCCTACGGCGCCGCCCTCCACGGCGCGGCCGCGGGCACCTGCGCCCGGGAGGTCATCGTCCCCCTGGCCCGGGCCTACCTGCGCAACCGGTGGGACCCGGAGGCCCTGGACCGGCGCATCGCCGCCGCCCTCGAGGAGGCCGGACGGCCCCACCTCTGGCTCCACTTCCACCGGGCCGTCGCCATGGCCCGCAAACCCTCACAGGGCCTCGGCGAGGGCGGCCCATCTGCTGTCGGGCAGGTCGGGTAG
- a CDS encoding DUF7768 domain-containing protein, which produces MPTPCRPEPASPWTELQARFGGGPRVLYLAGPFRGDGSRPAIQRNQMRMMARARLVQDLLPEAVLVLPHTNFAFLDESGPGGLAVRDRALAACERLLLRCDGLVLCGRTLTEGMRRERDAALAASLPIVQLPDLPDSRWAALAEAL; this is translated from the coding sequence ATGCCCACACCCTGCCGCCCCGAGCCCGCCTCCCCCTGGACCGAGCTGCAGGCCCGCTTCGGTGGCGGGCCCAGGGTCCTCTACCTGGCCGGCCCGTTCCGCGGCGACGGGTCCAGGCCCGCCATCCAGCGCAACCAGATGCGCATGATGGCCCGGGCCCGGCTCGTGCAGGACCTGCTGCCCGAGGCGGTGCTCGTGCTGCCCCACACCAACTTCGCGTTCCTGGACGAATCGGGACCGGGGGGGCTGGCGGTCCGGGACCGGGCCCTGGCGGCCTGCGAGCGGCTGCTCCTGCGCTGTGACGGGCTCGTCCTCTGCGGCCGCACCCTCACCGAGGGCATGCGCCGGGAGCGGGACGCGGCCTTGGCGGCGAGTCTGCCCATCGTCCAGCTACCCGACCTGCCCGACAGCAGATGGGCCGCCCTCGCCGAGGCCCTGTGA
- a CDS encoding hemerythrin domain-containing protein produces MLHGEKEEREAWKAAPLSDLVRHIVGSCHQECRVDMARLETLVELISLEEQAPSPGLLEIRALIGKFCAGMRAHLALEERTLFPYILAREAGVEPGLTPEALASLKKVLEGDHEAEAGLLRSIRDLTLGFAGETDPASAEGRIHAAMKVLSQRLQKHMYLETHFLFPRTR; encoded by the coding sequence GTGCTGCACGGCGAAAAGGAAGAACGCGAAGCCTGGAAGGCCGCGCCCCTGTCCGATCTGGTGCGCCACATCGTGGGCTCCTGCCACCAGGAGTGCCGGGTGGACATGGCCCGGCTCGAGACGCTGGTGGAGCTGATCTCCCTGGAGGAGCAGGCGCCGAGTCCCGGCCTGCTGGAGATCCGGGCCCTCATCGGGAAGTTCTGCGCCGGCATGCGGGCCCACCTGGCCCTGGAGGAGCGGACCCTCTTCCCCTACATCCTCGCAAGGGAGGCCGGCGTGGAACCCGGCCTCACCCCCGAGGCCCTGGCCTCCCTCAAGAAGGTGCTCGAGGGGGACCACGAGGCCGAGGCCGGCCTGCTCCGCTCCATCCGGGACCTGACGCTCGGCTTCGCGGGGGAGACGGACCCGGCCAGCGCCGAGGGGCGCATCCACGCGGCCATGAAGGTGCTGAGCCAGCGCCTCCAGAAGCACATGTATCTTGAGACCCATTTTCTTTTTCCGAGGACGCGCTAG
- a CDS encoding metallopeptidase family protein translates to MRMNRQDFEAVVARALDLIPEDFQPYLAGIPVVVEDEPSDELLDAMEVPLDETLYGLYEGPALDEEVPGFGDLPARIIVYRLPHLEAARNRGELEREVATTVLHEVAHRFGIEEARLEELGWD, encoded by the coding sequence ATGAGAATGAACCGGCAGGACTTCGAGGCGGTGGTGGCGCGGGCCCTGGACCTGATCCCGGAGGACTTCCAACCCTACCTGGCGGGGATTCCCGTGGTCGTGGAAGACGAACCCTCGGACGAATTGCTGGACGCCATGGAGGTGCCCCTGGACGAGACCCTCTACGGCCTCTACGAGGGCCCCGCCCTGGACGAGGAGGTCCCGGGCTTCGGCGACCTGCCCGCCCGGATCATCGTGTACCGCCTCCCCCACCTGGAGGCGGCCCGGAACCGGGGCGAGCTGGAGCGGGAGGTGGCCACCACGGTCCTCCACGAGGTGGCCCACCGCTTCGGCATCGAGGAGGCGCGCCTGGAGGAACTGGGCTGGGATTGA